A region of Clarias gariepinus isolate MV-2021 ecotype Netherlands chromosome 25, CGAR_prim_01v2, whole genome shotgun sequence DNA encodes the following proteins:
- the LOC128512792 gene encoding alpha-actinin-4 isoform X2 — protein sequence MVDYHAANNPSQYSAQQSYMEQENDWDRDLLLDPAWEKQQRKTFTAWCNSHLRKAGTQIENIEEDFRDGLKLMLLLEVISGERLPKPERGKMRVHKINNVNKALDFIASKGVKLVSIGAEEIVDGNAKMTLGMIWTIILRFAIQDISVEETSAKEGLLLWCQRKTAPYKNVNVQNFHISWKDGLAFNALIHRHRPELINYDKLRKDDPVTNLNNAFEVAEKYLDIPKMLDAEDIVGTLRPDEKAIMTYVSCFYHAFSGAQKAETAANRICKVLAVNQENEQLMEDYEKLASDLLEWIRRTIPWLENRAPEKTMVEMQQKLEDFRDYRRVHKPPKVQEKCQLEINFNTLQTKLRLSNRPAFMPSEGRMVSDINGAWHNLEGAEKGYEEWLLNEIRRLERLDHLAEKFRQKAAIHESWTDGKEAMLNQKDYETASLSEIKALLKKHEAFESDLAAHQDRVEQIAAIAQELNELDYYDSPSVNARCQKICDQWDVLGALTHNRRESLERTEKQLESIDELYLEYAKRAAPFNNWMEGAMEDLQDMFIVHNIEEIQGLITAHEQFKATLPEANKEREAIQAIQAEVQKIAQYNGIKLSGTNPYTSITPNSIDSKWDKVQQLVPQRDVALQEELGRQQSNDHLRRQFANQANMVGPWIQNKMEEIGRISIEMNGTLEDQLTHLRQYEQKIIEYKPNIEQLEGNHQLIQEALIFDNKYTAYTMEHLRVGWEQLLTTIARTINEIENQILTRDAKGISQEQLHEYRASFNHFDKDHSGALAAEEFKACLISLGYDVENDKQGDAEFARIMSGVDPNNTGAVTFQAFIDFMSRETTDTDTADQVIASFKILAGDKNYITAEELRRELPPDQAEYCISRMAPYRGSDAAPGALDYMSFSTALYGESDL from the exons ATGGTAGATTATCACGCGGCGAATAATCCATCGCAGTACTCGGCGCAGCAAAGCTACATGGAGCAGGAGAACGACTGGGACCGAGACCTGCTGCTCGACCCGGCCTGGGAGAAGCAGCAGAGGAAG ACGTTCACGGCATGGTGTAACTCTCACCTGCGTAAAGCAGGGACTCAGATCGAGAACATTGAGGAGGACTTCAGAGACGGACTGAAGCTCATGCTCCTGCTCGAGGTCATCTCAG gtgagagGTTACCCAAACCCGAGCGAGGGAAGATGAGAGTGCACAAAATCAACAACGTCAACAAAGCGCTCGACTTCATCGCCAGCAAAGGAGTCAAACTGGTGTCTATTGGAGCTGAGG aaattgTTGATGGGAATGCGAAGATGACCCTTGGTATGATCTGGACCATCATCCTCCGCTTCGCCATCCAGGACATCTCAGTGGAGG agacctcGGCGAAGGAGGGGTTGTTGTTATGGTGTCAGAGAAAAACGGCTCCTTACAAAAATGTCAACGTGCAGAACTTCCACATCAG CTGGAAGGATGGTTTGGCCTTTAACGCTCTGATCCACAGACACAGACCTGAACTGATCAACTACGACAAACTGCGCAag GATGATCCTGTCACCAACCTGAACAATGCCTTTGAAGTGGCTGAGAAATACCTGGACATTCCCAAGATGTTGGATGCAGAAG ATATCGTCGGCACTCTCAGGCCGGATGAGAAGGCTATAATGACGTACGTCTCCTGCTTCTATCACGCCTTTTCTGGTGCTCAGAAG GCCGAGACAGCAGCCAATCGCATCTGTAAGGTCCTGGCTGTTAATCAGGAGAACGAGCAGCTGATGGAGGATTACGAGAAACTCGCCAGTGAT ctgttgGAGTGGATCAGGAGGACGATCCCGTGGTTGGAGAACAGAGCTCCAGAGAAGACGATGGTGGAGATGCAGCAGAAGCTGGAGGACTTCAGAGATTACCGTCGCGTCCACAAACCACCCAAAGTCCAGGAGAAATGTCAGCTGGAGATCAACTTCAACACGCTGCAGACCAAACTGAGGCTCAGCAACCGGCCCGCGTTCATGCCGTCTGAGGGACGCATGGTGTCT gATATTAATGGGGCGTGGCATAACCTGGAGGGGGCGGAGAAAGGCTATGAGGAGTGGCTACTGAATGAAATCCGCCGTCTCGAGAGACTCGACCACCTCGCTGAGAAATTCCGCCAGAAAGCAGCGATACATGAAAGCTGGACCGATG gtaaggAGGCCATGTTGAATCAGAAGGACTACGAGACGGCGTCTCTGTCTGAGATTAAAGCTCTGCTGAAGAAACACGAGGCGTTTGAGAGCGACCTCGCCGCTCACCAGGACCGCGTGGAGCAGATCGCCGCCATCGCACAGGAGCTCAA tgaGCTGGACTACTATGACTCTCCGAGTGTGAACGCTCGCTGTCAGAAGATTTGTGACCAGTGGGACGTGCTGGGAGCGCTAACACATAACCGCAGGGAGTCACTCgag aggacAGAGAAGCAGCTGGAGTCGATTGATGAGCTGTATCTGGAGTACGCGAAGCGAGCAGCTCCGTTTAATAACTGGATGGAGGGAGCGATGGAGGACCTGCAGGATATGTTCATAGTGCACAACATCGAGGAGATACAg GGTCTGATCACAGCCCATGAGCAGTTTAAGGCGACCCTCCCAGAGGCGAATAAGGAGCGCGAGGCCATCCAGGCCATCCAGGCCGAGGTGCAGAAGATCGCTCAGTATAACGGCATCAAGCTGAGCGGCACCAACCCCTACACCTCCATCACACCCAACAGCATCGACAGCAAGTGGgacaag GTGCAGCAGCTGGTTCCTCAGCGTGATGTGGCTCTGCAGGAGGAACTCGGCCGTCAGCAATCTAACGATCATCTGAGACGCCAGTTTGCCAACCAGGCCAACATGGTGGGACCCTGGATCCAGAACAAGATGgag GAGATCGGGCGGATATCGATCGAGATGAACGGCACTCTGGAGGATCAGCTGACTCACCTGCGTCAGTACGAGCAGAAGATCATTGAGTACAAACCCAACATCGAGCAGCTGGAGGGAAATCACCAGCTCATCCAGGAGGCGCTCATCTTCGACAACAAGTACACCGCTTACACCAtggag caTCTGCGTGTGGGATGGGAGCAGCTCCTCACCACCATCGCTCGCACCATCAACGAGATCGAGAACCAGATTCTCACCCGCGACGCCAAAGGCATCAGTCAGGAGCAGCTGCATGAGTACAGAGCCTCCTTCAACCACTTCGacaag GACCACAGCGGCGCTTTAGCGGCCGAGGAGTTCAAGGCGTGTTTGATCAGTCTGGGTTACGACGTGGAGAACGACAAACAG GGCGATGCTGAGTTTGCGCGCATCATGAGCGGTGTGGACCCCAACAACACCGGCGCCGTGACGTTCCAGGCCTTCATTGACTTCATGTCGCGGGAAACGACAGACACGGACACGGCGGATCAGGTCATCGCCTCCTTCAAGATCCTCGCTGGagacaag aactaCATCACGGCGGAGGAGCTGAGGCGCGAGCTGCCCCCGGATCAGGCTGAGTACTGCATCTCGCGCATGGCGCCCTACAGAGGGAGCGACGCCGCGCCCGGGGCGCTCGACTACATGTCCTTCTCCACCGCTCTCTACGGAGAGAGCGACCTCTAA
- the LOC128512792 gene encoding alpha-actinin-4 isoform X1: MVDYHAANNPSQYSAQQSYMEQENDWDRDLLLDPAWEKQQRKTFTAWCNSHLRKAGTQIENIEEDFRDGLKLMLLLEVISGERLPKPERGKMRVHKINNVNKALDFIASKGVKLVSIGAEEIVDGNAKMTLGMIWTIILRFAIQDISVEETSAKEGLLLWCQRKTAPYKNVNVQNFHISWKDGLAFNALIHRHRPELINYDKLRKDDPVTNLNNAFEVAEKYLDIPKMLDAEDIVNTARPDEKAIMTYVSSFYHAFSGAQKAETAANRICKVLAVNQENEQLMEDYEKLASDLLEWIRRTIPWLENRAPEKTMVEMQQKLEDFRDYRRVHKPPKVQEKCQLEINFNTLQTKLRLSNRPAFMPSEGRMVSDINGAWHNLEGAEKGYEEWLLNEIRRLERLDHLAEKFRQKAAIHESWTDGKEAMLNQKDYETASLSEIKALLKKHEAFESDLAAHQDRVEQIAAIAQELNELDYYDSPSVNARCQKICDQWDVLGALTHNRRESLERTEKQLESIDELYLEYAKRAAPFNNWMEGAMEDLQDMFIVHNIEEIQGLITAHEQFKATLPEANKEREAIQAIQAEVQKIAQYNGIKLSGTNPYTSITPNSIDSKWDKVQQLVPQRDVALQEELGRQQSNDHLRRQFANQANMVGPWIQNKMEEIGRISIEMNGTLEDQLTHLRQYEQKIIEYKPNIEQLEGNHQLIQEALIFDNKYTAYTMEHLRVGWEQLLTTIARTINEIENQILTRDAKGISQEQLHEYRASFNHFDKDHSGALAAEEFKACLISLGYDVENDKQGDAEFARIMSGVDPNNTGAVTFQAFIDFMSRETTDTDTADQVIASFKILAGDKNYITAEELRRELPPDQAEYCISRMAPYRGSDAAPGALDYMSFSTALYGESDL, from the exons ATGGTAGATTATCACGCGGCGAATAATCCATCGCAGTACTCGGCGCAGCAAAGCTACATGGAGCAGGAGAACGACTGGGACCGAGACCTGCTGCTCGACCCGGCCTGGGAGAAGCAGCAGAGGAAG ACGTTCACGGCATGGTGTAACTCTCACCTGCGTAAAGCAGGGACTCAGATCGAGAACATTGAGGAGGACTTCAGAGACGGACTGAAGCTCATGCTCCTGCTCGAGGTCATCTCAG gtgagagGTTACCCAAACCCGAGCGAGGGAAGATGAGAGTGCACAAAATCAACAACGTCAACAAAGCGCTCGACTTCATCGCCAGCAAAGGAGTCAAACTGGTGTCTATTGGAGCTGAGG aaattgTTGATGGGAATGCGAAGATGACCCTTGGTATGATCTGGACCATCATCCTCCGCTTCGCCATCCAGGACATCTCAGTGGAGG agacctcGGCGAAGGAGGGGTTGTTGTTATGGTGTCAGAGAAAAACGGCTCCTTACAAAAATGTCAACGTGCAGAACTTCCACATCAG CTGGAAGGATGGTTTGGCCTTTAACGCTCTGATCCACAGACACAGACCTGAACTGATCAACTACGACAAACTGCGCAag GATGATCCTGTCACCAACCTGAACAATGCCTTTGAAGTGGCTGAGAAATACCTGGACATTCCCAAGATGTTGGATGCAGAAG ACATAGTGAACACAGCTCGTCCTGATGAGAAAGCTATAATGACCTATGTGTCCAGTTTCTACCATGCCTTTTCTGGAGCGCAGAAG GCCGAGACAGCAGCCAATCGCATCTGTAAGGTCCTGGCTGTTAATCAGGAGAACGAGCAGCTGATGGAGGATTACGAGAAACTCGCCAGTGAT ctgttgGAGTGGATCAGGAGGACGATCCCGTGGTTGGAGAACAGAGCTCCAGAGAAGACGATGGTGGAGATGCAGCAGAAGCTGGAGGACTTCAGAGATTACCGTCGCGTCCACAAACCACCCAAAGTCCAGGAGAAATGTCAGCTGGAGATCAACTTCAACACGCTGCAGACCAAACTGAGGCTCAGCAACCGGCCCGCGTTCATGCCGTCTGAGGGACGCATGGTGTCT gATATTAATGGGGCGTGGCATAACCTGGAGGGGGCGGAGAAAGGCTATGAGGAGTGGCTACTGAATGAAATCCGCCGTCTCGAGAGACTCGACCACCTCGCTGAGAAATTCCGCCAGAAAGCAGCGATACATGAAAGCTGGACCGATG gtaaggAGGCCATGTTGAATCAGAAGGACTACGAGACGGCGTCTCTGTCTGAGATTAAAGCTCTGCTGAAGAAACACGAGGCGTTTGAGAGCGACCTCGCCGCTCACCAGGACCGCGTGGAGCAGATCGCCGCCATCGCACAGGAGCTCAA tgaGCTGGACTACTATGACTCTCCGAGTGTGAACGCTCGCTGTCAGAAGATTTGTGACCAGTGGGACGTGCTGGGAGCGCTAACACATAACCGCAGGGAGTCACTCgag aggacAGAGAAGCAGCTGGAGTCGATTGATGAGCTGTATCTGGAGTACGCGAAGCGAGCAGCTCCGTTTAATAACTGGATGGAGGGAGCGATGGAGGACCTGCAGGATATGTTCATAGTGCACAACATCGAGGAGATACAg GGTCTGATCACAGCCCATGAGCAGTTTAAGGCGACCCTCCCAGAGGCGAATAAGGAGCGCGAGGCCATCCAGGCCATCCAGGCCGAGGTGCAGAAGATCGCTCAGTATAACGGCATCAAGCTGAGCGGCACCAACCCCTACACCTCCATCACACCCAACAGCATCGACAGCAAGTGGgacaag GTGCAGCAGCTGGTTCCTCAGCGTGATGTGGCTCTGCAGGAGGAACTCGGCCGTCAGCAATCTAACGATCATCTGAGACGCCAGTTTGCCAACCAGGCCAACATGGTGGGACCCTGGATCCAGAACAAGATGgag GAGATCGGGCGGATATCGATCGAGATGAACGGCACTCTGGAGGATCAGCTGACTCACCTGCGTCAGTACGAGCAGAAGATCATTGAGTACAAACCCAACATCGAGCAGCTGGAGGGAAATCACCAGCTCATCCAGGAGGCGCTCATCTTCGACAACAAGTACACCGCTTACACCAtggag caTCTGCGTGTGGGATGGGAGCAGCTCCTCACCACCATCGCTCGCACCATCAACGAGATCGAGAACCAGATTCTCACCCGCGACGCCAAAGGCATCAGTCAGGAGCAGCTGCATGAGTACAGAGCCTCCTTCAACCACTTCGacaag GACCACAGCGGCGCTTTAGCGGCCGAGGAGTTCAAGGCGTGTTTGATCAGTCTGGGTTACGACGTGGAGAACGACAAACAG GGCGATGCTGAGTTTGCGCGCATCATGAGCGGTGTGGACCCCAACAACACCGGCGCCGTGACGTTCCAGGCCTTCATTGACTTCATGTCGCGGGAAACGACAGACACGGACACGGCGGATCAGGTCATCGCCTCCTTCAAGATCCTCGCTGGagacaag aactaCATCACGGCGGAGGAGCTGAGGCGCGAGCTGCCCCCGGATCAGGCTGAGTACTGCATCTCGCGCATGGCGCCCTACAGAGGGAGCGACGCCGCGCCCGGGGCGCTCGACTACATGTCCTTCTCCACCGCTCTCTACGGAGAGAGCGACCTCTAA